One genomic segment of Gossypium arboreum isolate Shixiya-1 chromosome 3, ASM2569848v2, whole genome shotgun sequence includes these proteins:
- the LOC108465106 gene encoding ABSCISIC ACID-INSENSITIVE 5-like protein 5 isoform X1 codes for MAANMKLKNFGSNQPLPADGGGNTLLSRQPSIYSLTFDEFQSTMGGIGKDFGSMNMDELLKNIWSAEETQTMASYSGGLDAYGGLQRQGSLTLPRTLSQKTVDEVWKDISKEYSIGKDGIGTAAGTNHVPQRQQTLGEMTLEEFLVKAGVVREGTQFAGKDNNVNGGFFDGFQQGGRTPNFMGNRLSEVGFQASNLPLNVNGVKSNQHQLPQHLQQQPIFPRQPAVGFGFQMPLQSGGQLGSPGNRGGITGMGDQGPPNGLIQGGKMGMIGLGGPVSVATGSPANHFSSDGIGKSSADTSSVSPVPYVFNGSSRGRKCSAVEKVAERRQRRMIKNRESAARSRARKQAYTTELEAELAKLKEENEELRKKHAELMEMQKNQVMEMNMQQGPKKQCLRRTRTGPW; via the exons ATGGCGGCTAACATGAAGTTGAAGAACTTTGGAAGTAACCAACCACTACCAGCTGACGGCGGTGGGAATACTCTGTTAAGTAGACAGCCATCGATCTATTCTCTAACCTTTGATGAGTTTCAAAGCACTATGGGTGGAATAGGCAAAGATTTTGGGTCTATGAACATGGATgagttgttgaagaacatttggagTGCTGAAGAAACTCAAACAATGGCTTCTTACAGTGGTGGCCTGGACGCATATGGAGGGCTACAAAGGCAAGGGTCTTTGACTTTGCCAAGGACGCTAAGCCAGAAGACTGTTGATGAGGTTTGGAAAGATATTTCAAAGGAGTATTCAATAGGGAAAGATGGGATTGGAACTGCGGCAGGGACAAATCATGTGCCCCAAAGGCAGCAAACATTAGGGGAGATGACTTTGGAAGAGTTCTTGGTGAAGGCTGGTGTGGTAAGAGAGGGCACCCAATTTGCTGGGAAGGATAATAATGTTAATGGAGGGTTCTTTGATGGATTTCAACAAGGTGGTAGAACTCCAAATTTCATGGGAAATAGGCTTTCTGAAGTTGGTTTTCAGGCTTCTAATTTGCCTTTGAATGTTAATGGGGTTAAATCAAACCAGCACCAGTTACCTCAGCATCTGCAGCAACAACCAATTTTTCCTAGGCAACCTGCTGTAGGATTTGGATTTCAGATGCCTTTACAAAGTGGTGGTCAGTTGGGGAGTCCTGGAAATAGAGGGGGAATTACTGGGATGGGGGATCAGGGACCACCTAATGGTCTTATTCAGGGTGGAAAGATGGGGATGATTGGTTTAGGAGGGCCAGTCAGTGTTGCAACTGGATCACCTGCTAACCACTTCTCATCAGATGGGATAGGGAAGAGTAGTGCAGATACTTCCTCTGTCTCGCCGGTTCCTTATGTGTTCAATGGAAGTTCTAGGGGTAGGAAATGCAGTGCTGTGGAGAAGGTTGCCGAGAGGCGGCAAAGGAGAATGATAAAGAACAGAGAATCTGCTGCAAGATCTCGAGCTCGAAAGCAG GCTTATACTACGGAGTTGGAAGCAGAACTTGCGAAGCTAAAAGAGGAGAATGAAGAATTGCGGAAGAAACAC GCAGAATTAATGGAAATGCAAAAAAATCAGGTCATGGAGATGAACATGCAGCAAGGACCTAAGAAGCAATGTTTGCGAAGAACACGGACCGGTCCATGGTGA
- the LOC108465106 gene encoding ABSCISIC ACID-INSENSITIVE 5-like protein 5 isoform X2 yields MAANMKLKNFGSNQPLPADGGGNTLLSRQPSIYSLTFDEFQSTMGGIGKDFGSMNMDELLKNIWSAEETQTMASYSGGLDAYGGLQRQGSLTLPRTLSQKTVDEVWKDISKEYSIGKDGIGTAAGTNHVPQRQQTLGEMTLEEFLVKAGVVREGTQFAGKDNNVNGGFFDGFQQGGRTPNFMGNRLSEVGFQASNLPLNVNGVKSNQHQLPQHLQQQPIFPRQPAVGFGFQMPLQSGGQLGSPGNRGGITGMGDQGPPNGLIQGGKMGMIGLGGPVSVATGSPANHFSSDGIGKSSADTSSVSPVPYVFNGSSRGRKCSAVEKVAERRQRRMIKNRESAARSRARKQIVRQYGNVIAI; encoded by the exons ATGGCGGCTAACATGAAGTTGAAGAACTTTGGAAGTAACCAACCACTACCAGCTGACGGCGGTGGGAATACTCTGTTAAGTAGACAGCCATCGATCTATTCTCTAACCTTTGATGAGTTTCAAAGCACTATGGGTGGAATAGGCAAAGATTTTGGGTCTATGAACATGGATgagttgttgaagaacatttggagTGCTGAAGAAACTCAAACAATGGCTTCTTACAGTGGTGGCCTGGACGCATATGGAGGGCTACAAAGGCAAGGGTCTTTGACTTTGCCAAGGACGCTAAGCCAGAAGACTGTTGATGAGGTTTGGAAAGATATTTCAAAGGAGTATTCAATAGGGAAAGATGGGATTGGAACTGCGGCAGGGACAAATCATGTGCCCCAAAGGCAGCAAACATTAGGGGAGATGACTTTGGAAGAGTTCTTGGTGAAGGCTGGTGTGGTAAGAGAGGGCACCCAATTTGCTGGGAAGGATAATAATGTTAATGGAGGGTTCTTTGATGGATTTCAACAAGGTGGTAGAACTCCAAATTTCATGGGAAATAGGCTTTCTGAAGTTGGTTTTCAGGCTTCTAATTTGCCTTTGAATGTTAATGGGGTTAAATCAAACCAGCACCAGTTACCTCAGCATCTGCAGCAACAACCAATTTTTCCTAGGCAACCTGCTGTAGGATTTGGATTTCAGATGCCTTTACAAAGTGGTGGTCAGTTGGGGAGTCCTGGAAATAGAGGGGGAATTACTGGGATGGGGGATCAGGGACCACCTAATGGTCTTATTCAGGGTGGAAAGATGGGGATGATTGGTTTAGGAGGGCCAGTCAGTGTTGCAACTGGATCACCTGCTAACCACTTCTCATCAGATGGGATAGGGAAGAGTAGTGCAGATACTTCCTCTGTCTCGCCGGTTCCTTATGTGTTCAATGGAAGTTCTAGGGGTAGGAAATGCAGTGCTGTGGAGAAGGTTGCCGAGAGGCGGCAAAGGAGAATGATAAAGAACAGAGAATCTGCTGCAAGATCTCGAGCTCGAAAGCAG ATTGTGCGGCAGTATGGTAATGTGATAGCAATCTGA